In the Campylobacter showae genome, one interval contains:
- a CDS encoding LysR family transcriptional regulator: MINDFSKFYTFMEIVKERSFSKASRALGISQPAVTLQMKKLEEMLQTTLIMRKKNGIVLTHEGEKFYKLCTQFESAMFRFKDELARIKTDKVPLVIATTQLIAEAVISILLDKISQSVGSELDIRIKEQNELINYLKDRRSDIAIILEQSLDSSLLVKKLFDYELILVSNKKIAESVKPEELIKFKFIKDRTRTYLDDILQKHGVDAHALDVAYSLDGSIMVCRALASNHADTYVAFLPRFLIENELKNGKLFEINIAKFKLTRSVYAAALKENEEALHKFLKIKTSFNF, from the coding sequence ATCTCGCAGCCCGCAGTTACTTTGCAGATGAAAAAGCTCGAGGAGATGCTACAAACCACGCTAATAATGCGCAAGAAAAACGGCATCGTCCTAACTCACGAGGGCGAGAAATTTTATAAACTCTGTACGCAGTTTGAAAGCGCGATGTTTCGCTTTAAAGACGAGCTGGCGCGCATAAAAACCGATAAAGTGCCGCTAGTAATCGCCACCACGCAGCTCATCGCCGAGGCGGTCATCTCGATACTGCTGGATAAAATCTCGCAAAGCGTAGGCAGCGAGCTAGACATCAGGATAAAAGAGCAAAACGAGCTCATAAACTACCTAAAAGACCGCCGCAGCGACATCGCCATCATCCTTGAGCAGTCGCTTGACAGCAGCTTGCTCGTTAAAAAGCTATTTGACTACGAGCTGATTTTGGTTTCAAATAAAAAAATCGCCGAGAGCGTGAAGCCTGAGGAGCTTATTAAGTTTAAATTTATCAAAGATAGGACGCGAACTTATCTCGATGATATCTTGCAAAAACACGGCGTGGACGCGCATGCGCTTGACGTGGCGTATTCGCTAGACGGCTCGATAATGGTCTGTCGCGCGTTGGCGTCAAACCATGCCGATACGTACGTGGCGTTTTTACCGAGATTTTTGATCGAAAACGAGCTAAAAAACGGCAAGCTGTTTGAGATAAATATCGCTAAATTTAAGCTCACTCGCTCGGTTTATGCAGCTGCGCTAAAAGAAAACGAGGAAGCGCTGCATAAATTTCTAAAGATCAAGACGAGCTTTAATTTTTAA